The Colletotrichum higginsianum IMI 349063 chromosome 2, whole genome shotgun sequence genome has a segment encoding these proteins:
- a CDS encoding FHA domain-containing protein, whose product MFTQPVSSPPTVGPVPTSVTNPASPSTRSSRLRGLSYLRSYTQNHILSREHSSSQGSNSPTSNSHSHSHSHLHHNTGANSHPQTQTQTQNQNHANRSVTSSGRPTQSLQRSLSYTPTSTPRRSDTDASLNPLSLVASLQEPPSSASSASKASTTPSSPAVERPLADALPSIIDNGIATSSSLPQQQQQQQQQQQLTVDTETATMTRARASTTGDAPAAASPAPENLPSIRFSAYYDPRATRPSLTFPPVSRTLPSGGEIIRVGRYSERDNQPSIPHNTPSAAPVGFKSKVVSRRHCEFWYDDGKWYIKDVKSSSGTFLNHIRLSPPGTESKPFPVNDGDIVQLGIDFKGGEEMIFRCVKMRLELNRGWQNKLNTFNMATHKRLRNMTAANSANSSTQDCSICLNSIAPCQCLFVAPCSHTWHFKCIRSLLNSPQYPIFVCPNCRMAADLEADIEDPEEDWEQMDEDEEPEQKQLKQETDANAAAPAEPIPAPPPLASSRPQLPEIEHDDDAMDFTVALDRAQTMAEAPEAAPRTVAPHTSIPPVPIPAVAAAQAAASRSGRDTRTPSPIGNHLVTANEGPITPRNDAGPWVFDGSAGRRAAEASSGMRSLNAAAEMDVDR is encoded by the exons ATGTTTACACAACCAGTCTCATCGCCACCGACCGTGGGCCCCGTGCCAACATCTGTCACCAATCCCGCCTCGCCCTCTACGAGATCCAGTCGTTTGCGAGGCCTCAGTTATCTCCGCAGCTACACCCAGAACCACATTTTGTCCCGCGAACACAGCAGCAGTCAAGGCTCTAACTCACCAACCTCCAACTCGCactcccactcccactcccacCTGCATCACAACACCGGCGCCAATTCGCACCCTCAGACCCAAACTCAAACTCAAAACCAAAACCACGCCAACCGATCCGTCACTAGCTCTGGTCGTCCGACCCAAAGCCTGCAGCGCTCCCTCAGCTACACGCCTACTTCTACCCCTCGTCGCTCCGACACCGACGCCAGTCTGAACCCTTTGTCCCTCGTTGCCTCGTTGCAGGAGCCTCCctcatcagcatcgtctgCGAGCAAGGCTTCCACCACGCCCTCTTCCCCTGCTGTAGAGCGCCCCTTGGCGGATGCGCTCCCTTCCATCATCGACAACGGTATTGCGACCAGCAGCAGTTTacctcagcagcagcagcagcagcagcagcagcagcaactgACAGTCGACACCGAAACCGCGACCATGACAAGAGCACGCGCTTCTACGACAGGCGATGCaccggccgccgcgtccCCTGCACCCGAAAACCTGCCCTCGATCCGTTTTTCGGCCTACTACGATCCCCGCGCGACGCGTCCCAGTCTAACTTTCCCCCCTGTTTCGCGGACTTTGCCTTCGGGCGGCGAGATCATCAGGGTTGGGCGGTACTCCGAACGGGACAACCAGCCCAGCATCCCCCACAACACCCCTTCGGCTGCTCCAGTGGGGTTCAAGAGCAAGGTGGTCAGTCGCCGCCACTGCGAGTTTTGGTACGATGACGGCAAGTGGTACATCAAGGATGTTAAGAGTTCTTCTGGCACCTTTCTCAATCACATCCGCCTGAGCCCGCCCGGCACAGAGTCGAAACCTTTTCCTGTGAATGACGGCGACATTGTGCAGCTTGGGATTGATTTCAAGGGAGGCGAGGAGATGATCTTTCGCTGCGTCAAGATGCGCCTGGAGCTCAACCGAGGCTGGCAGAACAAGCTCAACACCTTCAA CATGGCGACGCACAAGCGCCTGCGCAACATGACAgcggcgaactcggcgaATTCTTCAACGCAGGATTGCTCCATTTGTCTCAACTCCATCGCG CCGTGCCAGTGCCTGTTCGTGGCGCCTTGTTCGCATACTTGGCATTTCAAGTGCATCCGTTCCCTCCTCAACTCTCCACAGTATCCCATCTTCGTCTGCCCAAACTGCCGCATGGctgccgacctcgaggctGATATCGAGGATCCCGAAGAGGATTGGGAGcagatggacgaggacgaagaacCGGAGCAGAAGCAGCTGAAGCAGGAGACCGATGCGAACGCAGCTGCTCCTGCCGAGCCTATtcctgcccctccccctttggCAAGCTCAAGACCCCAACTGCCCGAAATCGaacacgacgacgatgctATGGACTTCACGGTTGCCCTTGACCGAGCCCAAACCATGGCAGAAGCGCCAGAGGCTGCCCCGCGGACGGTCGCTCCCCACACGTCGATCCCGCCTGTTCCAATTCCCGCCGTGGCAGCCGCCCAGGCAGCCGCCTCGCGAAGCGGTC